One genomic region from Brassica napus cultivar Da-Ae unplaced genomic scaffold, Da-Ae ScsIHWf_203;HRSCAF=358, whole genome shotgun sequence encodes:
- the LOC125599868 gene encoding uncharacterized protein LOC125599868, translating into MSFTSLVVQLFSLRPAKRQATAGRAYALELPGPSGATHSFVAPEVASRLNGEFTKVNLSIPVLTPGDHVLETEGCILTVPIIIQDMVFPADLLVLPLERYEVILGMDWLSSYRAHLDCGRGKIVFERDTQPSLAYHGIVPSDGASLVSALRIENLLEKGEEVYLVTLVAGPVEDEKEQNMEEIPVVK; encoded by the coding sequence ATGTCCTTCACCAGCCTGGTTGTGCAGTTATTCAGTCTTAGACCTGCTAAGCGTCAAGCCACTGCTGGTAGGGCTTACGCTTTAGAGTTACCAGGACCATCAGgagcaacacatagttttgtagCTCCCGAAGTAGCATCCCGACTCAATGGAGAATTCACTAAGGTGAATTTATCCATTCCCGTTCTAACTCCCGGAGATCATGTTCTTGAAACTGAAGGTTGTATTCTAACAGTTCCAATCATTATCCAAGATATGGTTTTTCCGGCTGATTTGTTAGTTCTCCCCTTAGAGAGGTACGAGGTAATCTTAGGGATGGATTGGCTGTCAAGTTACCGAGCTCACCTGGATTGTGGTCGAGGGAAGATTGTTTTTgagagagatacccaacccTCTTTAGCTTACCATGGCATAGTACCAAGTGATGGAGCGTCACTAGTGTCAGCATTGAGAATTGAAAACCTTTTGGAGAAGGGTGAAGAAGTATACTTAGTGACCTTAGTTGCTGGACCAGTAGAAGACGAGAAAGAGCAGAACATGGAAGAAATACCAGTAGTCAAATAA